Proteins encoded together in one Triticum dicoccoides isolate Atlit2015 ecotype Zavitan chromosome 7B, WEW_v2.0, whole genome shotgun sequence window:
- the LOC119341459 gene encoding L-type lectin-domain containing receptor kinase IX.1-like has protein sequence MGSRRPPPTTLILVLLLCLYYAPRRAFSLFFDLNFSDPRAGSSIAVNGDALVSTSWLELTKNTRDENIQSSVGRAWYDHKVPLWSNATGEMASFTTTFSFRITPDKDSLPLTGDGMAFFLGSFPSVLPPGSAGGGLGLLPTNTNGTGEGRIVAVEFDTFYNSQYRDINGNHVGIDINSVNSTASTSTARTGKNLTSHHVMEATVKYQNDSKMLAVDLLIDDALYQVSTTVDLRRYLPEEVAVGFSAATGEVAELHQILSWSFSSTLESKKEAPPPAEPPLPVQTSSRSIHKKLVPILASVLVPLLFLLVCATAVLGWRRHKKRRANEDSEEECDDRADLERGVAAGGPRRYMYHELVTATSNFAEEEKLGRGGFGSVYRGHLTLTPSAAVGGDQGRRAVAVKVLSAESSAQGRKEFKAEVRIISRLKHRNLVQLLGWCDSRKGLLLVYELVAESSLDRHLYSKDGTYLTWPQRYNIILGLGSALRYLHGEWEQCIVHGDIKPSNIMLDLSLSTKLGDFGLARLIDHSAGSMQTTKAVLGTVGYIDPEFVNTRRPSTKSDVYSFGIVLLEITSGRRPVMETPERSFTLLSWVWGLYGRNATLDAADERLRGDEADARWMERVLVVGLWCAHPDQGERPSIAQAMHVLQSDEVRLPALPLHMYRTVPDPASSSGPYEAFFIDSSTSSSGSVHSSLVNTGDDHLSSGSSSTALLRHSKDLAN, from the exons ATGGGCTCTCGCCGTCCTCCTCCTACCACCCTAATCTTGGTGTTGCTGCTATGCCTCTACTATGCGCCGCGCCGGGCCTTCTCACTCTTCTTCGACCTCAACTTCTCCGACCCAAGAGCCGGTtcatccatcgccgtcaacggcgaTGCACTCGTCAGCACGTCGTGGCTGGAGCTGACAAAGAACACGCGTGATGAAAACATTCAGAGCAGCGTCGGCCGGGCATGGTACGACCACAAAGTGCCGCTGTGGAGCAACGCCACCGGCGAGATGGCTAGCTTCACCACCACCTTCTCCTTCCGAATCACCCCGGACAAGGACAGCCTGCCGCTGACAGGCGACGGGATGGCGTTCTTCCTCGGGAGTTTCCCTTCGGTGCTCCCGCCCGGGAGTGCCGGCGGTGGCCTCGGCCTCCTCCCGACCAACACTAACGGGACAGGGGAAGGCCGAATCGTGGCCGTCGAGTTCGACACTTTCTACAACTCCCAATATCGTGACATCAACGGGAACCATGTCGGCATCGACATCAACTCTGTAAACTCCACGGCGTCCACGAGCACGGCGAGAACGGGCAAGAACCTCACGTCGCATCATGTTATGGAAGCCACCGTCAAGTACCAGAATGACTCCAAGATGCTGGCCGTTGATCTCCTCATCGATGATGCGTTGTACCAGGTCAGTACAACCGTCGATCTGAGAAGATACTTACCGGAGGAGGTCGCCGTCGGTTTCTCCGCGGCCACTGGCGAAGTCGCCGAGCTGCACCAGATACTGTCATGGTCATTCAGCTCCACGCTTGAATCAAAGAAGGAAGCACCTCCACCTGCCGAACCCCCTCTCCCAGTTCAAACCAGTAGCCGCAGCATCCACAAAAAGTTGGTACCGATCCTAGCATCTGTCCTAGTTCCTCTGCTTTTTTTGTTGGTCTGTGCGACGGCGGTGCTGGGATGGCGTCGGCACAAGAAAAGAAGAGCAAATGAGGACAGCGAAGAAGAGTGTGACGACAGAGCTGACCTCGAGAGAGGTGTGGCTGCCGGAGGCCCCCGACGGTACATGTACCACGAGCTGGTCACGGCAACGAGTAACTTCGCCGAGGAGGAGAAGCTCGGGCGAGGTGGCTTCGGGAGCGTTTACCGGGGTCACCTCACGCTCACACCCTCAGCTGCTGTCGGTGGTGACCAAGGCCGCCGTGCGGTGGCGGTGAAGGTGTTGTCAGCGGAGTCGTCGGCGCAAGGGAGGAAGGAGTTCAAGGCAGAGGTGAGGATCATCAGCAGACTGAAGCATCGCAACCTTGTGCAGTTGCTAGGTTGGTGCGACAGCCGCAAGGGGCTCCTCCTTGTCTACGAGCTCGTCGCAGAGAGCAGCCTCGACCGGCACCTCTACAGCAAGGACGGCACGTATCTAACATGGCCACAGAGGTACAACATCATCCTCGGCTTGGGGTCGGCGCTGCGCTACCTCCACGGAGAGTGGGAGCAGTGCATCGTCCACGGCGACATCAAACCCAGCAACATCATGCTCGACTTGTCGCTGAGCACCAAGCTCGGGGACTTCGGGTTGGCCCGGCTCATTGACCACAGCGCCGGGTCAATGCAGACCACCAAGGCCGTGCTTGGTACCGTCGGGTACATCGACCCGGAGTTCGTCAACACGCGCCGCCCTAGCACCAAGTCGGATGTCTACAGTTTCGGCATCGTCCTCCTAGAGATCACCTCTGGCCGACGGCCGGTGATGGAGACCCCGGAGAGGTCCTTCACTCTGCTCAGCTGGGTGTGGGGCCTGTATGGGAGGAATGCAACCCTTGATGCGGCGGACGAGCGGTTGAGAGGTGACGAGGCGGACGCTCGGTGGATGGAGCGGGTGCTCGTCGTCGGGCTCTGGTGTGCACACCCAGACCAGGGCGAGCGGCCGTCCATCGCGCAGGCCATGCACGTCCTGCAGTCCGACGAGGTGAGGCTGCCGGCGCTGCCgctgcac ATGTACAGGACTGTGCCGGACCCTGCCTCGTCCTCTGGCCCATATGAGGCTTTCTTCATTGacagctccacctccagctccggtAGTGTTCACTCTTCTTTGGTCAACACCGGCGACGACCATCTTTCTTCCGGCTCATCCTCAACTGCGTTGCTACGACATTCCAAGGATCTAGCTAACTGA